The genomic segment TAAAGAAATCTACTGTCTATTATACAAGTGACTGATTGAATACGGgggtgatttcagacacagatGAAGTAACACCCGCGTCCTTTCACTTCACTGAGAGGACATAAGGAATGCAGAGGTTCATGCTATCCACCCCGAGATCCAAACCCCTCCATGCCTCGACCAGCAGCAGGAGTTGCATGCACAATGACAAGGACATGATCCCTCACAGGCTTCTCACCTGCAAAAACTGCAAGTTGTGTTTGTTGGAAAGCACGAACGCTGCTTGAAATTGTGGCGGGGCAAGCGTTTTGCACCGGCACCCCCTGTGAACTGTTAATTATACTGGCACGTAATAAAAGAGTTTGATTAAGTCAGTGTTTGGTCAGTGTGTGATGTTCATTAATGATCTATGTTATGAGCCTGTTTTATTCCTACTGACGAAACAAAACAAGCAGCAATAGAAAACGTGTAAGTCAGTTCATATTCGAACATAGTCTGTTCGTTATTAGACTCAGTTTGGgaattattaattttttatttgaattttagtGAATAATCTgggttttcatttatattatgaTGGAAAGTTGTACATATTAGGTTAATATAAAGGCACTCTGGCAGAATATCCAATCCTAGCACTCCTGCTCAGACAGATTTATGCAGATATTATGCACAATCACTTTTAAATACACTGCATGTTGCACCAGACTGTATCAGTGTTGCATTCAAAATGATGGGATtcaaaggacagaaagaggcaCAGAAAGTACCTTAGAAAGTATCTGGGAGCAGACTAATACAGCAGCAAAACACTGATGGCCATTattcagacagacacaaacaagcCCAAAGTGTACCTGCACTACTGCATCTTTATTTTCCAGCAACTCtagaaaaaaagttgaaattggCTCATACTATGTGTAAACATAGCAACCTAGTAGATTGTAAAAAGTGAAATGGTATCCTGACCTGTGTGTGCCTGGCattatttaaatgcaaataatgcaattctcatttcattttaatttgacacAAGCTAAAATAATTAATACTAGCTGCAACCTGGTAGCCTAGTGGGtaagacatacacacatgatTACAATGAGTATGGGCCTATTTGAAATTCCAAAATTCGGGTTCTTTATAATTGTGGCAGTGTTATACATTGGAGTCCATAGCATCTGCTGTTTACGTGAATTATGCATTTTCAACCATgaacattgtttttaatttaattttgttgtaaagcatgCACACAAAATGTGCCAATAAAAACGGACCATATTCAgttaatgtaattttaatgtTAACAGTCTTGTACTTCCATAAACAATATGGGCCTTCTAGTATACTTTTAGACCCCAAACTTTACAAGGCAGATGGGCTGACAGGATTTAAAGGATAGGCTTACATTTTTTAAgtctattattaaaataatagtcACATGCCTGAATGTACATGGACCAGTCTTAAATCGGGTAATTTGGAGATTACGTCGTACCACGAAACAAAAACTGTTCATTTTGCCATTGTTGTGAAAACAATACTGAGCTTAGGAGatgtgagtctgtgtgttaTAGGTTTTTGCCAGCAGAACTGTGTAGATGGTGTCATTCTATGTGTTACCATGATCAACTCTTGCACCTATGTGAAATTTAAAGAatattttaccaaaagtaaaccTTTATATTTGTTGTCCCTGCAAGCAGGAATGATGGTGATAATTTTGAACTTAATGGAAAACATCATTGTgtaaattacattatatttttttaatattaacaatAGGAAAACcatcataatttttttttttttttttttttatctctctatATTCTTATGCATATATATAGTGACGTAAAGAGAGGTATTCTGATCAAAACCAGCTTGGTGATTTACCTGTTATGTTGTTTTGGTGATAAGGCTCTGGAGGTGAAGCGTAAACTCAGAGGTCCTACTCTCTGAGTGTCATTCTCAGCTTGGTCGAAGGGCACTTGAAACTATAGCTGCATCAAGATTCGCTTTACACCTACAACAAGAAGAGGACAATAATAcatgaaataagaaataatacaagatcatgagaaaaaaagatttagaaaaaaaacacaggtacatgcatgcacacatctCTGAAACCTGAAAGCAGAAATTTAAGTTGCACACACCAAATAAACACTGTTGATATTTGGTAAGTATTTTCTGTAGAGAGAATATTCTAAATATGTCATATGTCAGGTTTTgtcagaaaaaaactaaaatgcagCACAGCACATCACTGTCCACATATGCTGCAGAGAACCAAACAAATTGTGTATTCAGTTACTCTTAGAAGCTCTTAGACCTGTGAATTAACAAGACCAAGAGTTTGCggtggtgctttgagctaaattcTACCATCAGATTGATTTGATGGTGGCACTGGAGGAAAAATTAGGGGATTACCAAAGTTATTACTTTTCATCGTGGGGGGATCATGAATCATTGTATCAAATGTCATGAccatccatccaatagttgagACATTTCGCTCTaaaccaaaaatgtcaacctcatgatgGTTCAAGAGGAAAGGTCATTCATCATTAGGAGTCATCCTCTGGAAACCACGAACATCACACATATACAATAATTGTTGAGGTACTTGGCCTGGATCAAAGCGGTGGACCACTTGAGCAACCAACCTCCTCAGATCCATGCAGCTAGCGAGCATTGGATACAACTTCTCTCATGTTTTTAACAGGAATTTGCCCTAAAATTGCAAACAAAGTGTTTAACTCCTATATTTCTATAATATCctgtaattatcaacatctaCAAAGTTTCTACCtgacttcctttttttccttcccatTGCTTCTTTATTATGCGCAATATTTACAAGTGATTGATGGCCCATGTTGTTAATATATTTGGTCTACAGATGCACACTTCAAAGAATGCAGCCCTTTGACTGGGATGCAGTAAAAATGCTTCAGTTATTGCTCTGACTCAACAGATGTGTGGAACTGACAGGAGGCATGTTGCATTTTgcttgtttgctgtgttttaggTGGGTAACTAATAACATGGATATGTTCTGTACTGTATTCAAAACTCAGTACAGAGGTCACACATTATTAAATCAATTATACATTGCATATAATGTAGTGTGCATTACTGGTATcacacaaaatgatgaaagtAAGAAAGTTAAGACTTTTGTCGGGGTTTGAGTGTTGGTGGCAGAAGCTCAATCACAGCAGTTAGGCTCTTTTGGCTCTTGCTTTATTTTGATCTGGGTCATTGCAGGGACATGGGTTTTGCACAAATGAGAGGATCCAAATTGTAATAGCTACTCAAAATAATACTTTCCAGGCTCCTCCACACCCCAGAAACTTCATTAAGGAGTGGATctcaaaatatattattatcatgattttcatcattattattgttatcaagAGGCAAAAATGAACCATTTTAAAGTTAACCCTGAAGAGAACCTTAAATGCTCCTCTTGTCAGACAAGAGAAATCCCCCACTGTGCAGATGTCTCTTAAATACcaggaaaatgaaaataaaaagcactAATTAAGTTAGCCAGATGTCCCTCTGTTGCTGACTTCTTTGCCCTCACCACATCCCCAGTGAAGAGGAAAACATCCACACCTGTGGAATATAGGAAAAATCCCACAGCCCATCCCAGCTTTGTTCATTAAACAGGCCATTAACAGCAGtttagagttaaaaaaaatattgaataatgGTAGAGCAtgtaaaatgcacaaaaagGGAGTCAAACCAAGATCTGGCCTCCAAATTGTCACATATTTCACTGCAACACTgagaagatttattttttcattgtaaaGGTAGTCTGAAAATACACACTACATCACATCTGCTGGCGTCACTGTAATAGTAGATCCATTACATACAGTGCATGACTGTAAAGCAACACTTGGTAAAATTATACTCAGTGCAGCATTATTGTCATCGATTCTTACCATGCGCGCAGAAACTGAAAGGACTCACACAGATATTGTCAAACTCTACAGCTGATCAGCAGCTGCGAACAAGTGTATATTTTTCATCCTAACAGGACAGATTTGTAAAGTGTTACTCAGGTCAGAGTAGAAGTACCCCACTGAAAGTTCAAAGGCTCACCAAAAGACACTCATTTACTCACAAAGTAGAAATACTTGAATTTTGGGCAGGTTCCAACTTTACTAGTATAGCCTGTGTAGATTATGCATTGATAGCTGAATTATTTTGTCCCTGTGTaattacaattaaattaaaactggCTTTTAAACTGTTTTCCATGGATCTTTATGTATGTTATTTCTTGGTGACCTCTCTTATTTCATCCATTAAGATTCTCCAAATTCACAACCTGGAGTCTCCACATGACCACAGCCTCATTCTGCACTGAACTCTGAGAAAAGCCAGGCATCAGTCCTGAGGAATTGAGAGATTATGTAGGTAAACGCAGGGTGTTTAGTTGAAAGCTTTTGGCTTAGTCCACGGAGAGCATAGGCTACACACAAAACCGTGTTATTGTGAGGAGAAAATGGGGAGGGAGGTCTTACCGTGTGTAGCTCTGAACAAGTTGTTATCTTCAATTCACAGGCCTGTTGCATTGTGCCCCTCACTCAAACTCATCACTGCTAAACAATGCAAGAAAAAGGGTCGTTCAAGCAGATGCGAAACTTCAGGCTCACTGACACTTTTTACAATTTCAAGAAGATGTCATCTGGGCGCCATCTGAGGAAAAGAGGCACAAACTTGCAATGACGCAATGTAGGTGAAAAGTTTTAAACTGATAAATAACTTTCGAGGACCGCAGAGGATGACAGTGTGGGGGATAATTTTGGTGGTAAGTTTGATGCGAAAAAAAGCTTAAAcaataaggaaaaataaaaaaatagatgtaaataagattgtttttttttgtttgtcccATCAGCTGACAGCTACAAAAACCGCTTTAaatttacaacaacaacaaaaaaaaaccccataccTGCAGTCTCCTTCAGTCTTCGACGCGCTTTCTGCCCTTATATTAATTAGTTTAATTTGACGCGTAATTTGGGGGTTTCTCGATCCGGTGTTGTGCGTCCTAGAAAGGCGTGCGCGTTACCAGTGAGGCAGGATGCCGTGCAGGGACTTTTAGTTGAGAGAAATTGCTGCGGGACTTGTCTCTCCGAGGATAACCGTGCCATAACTTTGCCTCTGTGAGCGAGTCCCTTTAAGTTGCATCTCACATCTCAGCCTCAACATCGCTGGCTGAGCGGAGGAGCCGCAGAGAGCAAAGCCTTCACTGAGGAGAGCCACGTGACTGAGACGTAGCAGTGATCCTCATCTGAGGGcttcagagagagggagagagagagaaggagaaagcccctgcagtaaaaaaaaaaaaaaaaaaaaaaggcatcacAGCCACCGCAGTTTATCCAGGTCCTGAGTATAGACGGTGCACCAAGACGCACTGCGCTGTCAATCTATACCATGGACAAGGGGTACACGTGTTTCCCAGTAATACAATCTAAGATTATTATAGCCGAGTccccccatccccatccccaAACGTACAGAACCTGAATTCAGTTACCTGTCTCCACATGGTCCTGCACTCTGCATTTGAAATCTTACTGCCAAACAGGACTTCAGGGCTACATGTACAGTACTGGAGTGAAAATGTTCCTTTTATGTCTGGGATGGATGTCATGCACCTGCCAAAGTAAATTAATTGGTAAACCATGAAACACAGAGCAAaggagaaaataatgaatactTAACACAGAAGAGGGCAACACAAAGTCAAGTTAAAGTTTATTAAGGGTTGTTATTCTTTGCATGACTGCCTTGGATTGAAGGATGTGGATGTTAATGataatgtctctctctctcacacacacacacacacacccagcatCAACATTATGGAAATAACATGATACAAGACCTATTTTGTACACGACATCAATAAAATAGCATTACTGACAAACGGATGTATATTCATTCTAAAAaagaatagaaagaaagaaagaagaagaagaagaagaagaaagaaagaaaatcacactCCATGTATCAGAAAATTAGCAAGCATTGTCTGGTATTAATACAGAAGTTGAATATACTAGACTAGAAATTCATCTTTCCCTTTGACCTGAAGATCTTTGCCAAAGTACATTAAGTTCATGTGATTGTACATAGTTGTGTTTacatgtaacttttttttttttaaaaacaatatgtgAATCTTCAAGATGCTATTTTGTGAACAGCTACTGTAATGGTGCCATGGCTCCTCACCAGGATGTTTCTGCAGAACAAACACAATGCACAAAGTCAAACATTCACCTGATGAACAATAATTGTACagacacagttttttttaaacattgtcaaGTTGACCTTAGAAAcaacacaatgttttaatgataaATTGTATCAAAACTTTTCATTCATCCCTCACATGCACCATGAATAACTAGTTATATGAGAAAATGACAGTCTGACCAAATTCTCAGAGCAAGCAATTATTACTATTGCTAatgtaacatttatttttaattgccatcatcatcatcatcatcatcatcatcatgggtTTTATTTCCCAATGTGCAAATGCTGTTCAGTATATTTGTTGTTTGATTGGTTGAggtttatttggtttgtttttgcttAAATGTACTATTTAAAGACAAGAAACATTTACACCTGTGATTTAAGATTCAGCTTTAAACTCTGATTTTGTTCAAATCCACAATGACAATAACTCAGTGGATGTATGGCTAACAGCTTTCTATGATTAATAAACATAACTGAGAAGTCACCTCACCAGCTGAGGACTGATGGCCTGTTAGATTTTGTTTGAAATGTAATATCTGTCTGGGTCATCATGTCATTGATTTACATCTTGTTGACACACACTGTAGTCTTGTAGCCGTGCTTAGAGAGCCATCAACATGTCGCAATGACACAGCAGGCGCATCTACGGTATGTATATAATCTCTATAACGTCCGACAGCTCAAATGACTTATTTCTATTAACTGTAAGTCACTGATACTGATGCTCCAGATAATGTTCTGCTGTGTCCAGAAGGTGGCAGCACAGTGACGCAAATGGAAATAAACACCTTTGCCAAGACATGGAGCACAGAGGTACAAAGAATGAATGTTTGATCTCTGACACTAGAACTCTTTCCACAGTTTTTATCAGATTTATTGATCTCCccacaaattcatcaaaaccaCTACACAGAAACCCCTTAAATTCACAGTGATGGAGACAAggcagtcaaaacagacaaaaagttTCGTCAGTGCTCACCCGGAGTCAGACTCCAGGCACACAGTCGGAGAGTCTGTTGGGTCTCTGGTGAGAGCTGCAGCTTGTTTGGCCAAAACAGAAACAACGCCACCATGTTCATCAGACAGGGAACCGCGACCTGGTGGAGGTCAGATATGAAAGAATGTTACTCAGCAGTACTGATGAAAACCTTGCAGCAAGAGCTAATTAAACTTCTgagtttatttaaatacattgaGATAAAGACTTCTTGCTACAGCTACATTTCAGAGGTCAAATCACTTTTTTATCCTTTCACATACTGAATTATCACACCcttgtgttttgtattttaaaaataatttcttagGAGCAAACCACTGTCAGAGCTGTCTGCTGTTTCTTGTTTTGCAGCGTGTGAAATGTTCAGTGTTGTATTTCCACACATGGAGCTGCTGTAGATGGACTGGATATGAATTGCACTTTAGTTTCTGTGATCAAATGCATCTCTGTTGTCTTACTTTGGGTTGTTAGATCTTCAATACCTTTTGGGTGATTTCtcagttttaatgtttcatgtttttcctAGTCTTAAATATGATCAGATCATTCAGGAGGGATTATTAAGAGtcctaaaataataaaaggtcagtaaaatacatttatttggtgGTATTCAGTAATGCAAAGTTGGTAGTGATACATTACTTGTTAGTAACTTTACTTTGTTATACGTTTATCAGCAAGATTACTGAGCATTTTGCTTGATTGTGATATTTAGCACTATTTCTCCACAGGTAATTCCTAGCAAGATGTGAATATTAACTTTATGAACATCAGACTGACAGAGGTTTTTTCAATTGAAGAAATCTGAAGAAGATCGTCGGCTCTGTGATTTTAAAGGAAGCTAACAATAGTTCAAAGCCTCTGTGAAATTCTCAAATCaagaatacattttttggtTTTGCAGAGACATGTAGAAGAGGGTTGCACCATGCCAAAATATGTTCTTGTGTAttgtaatgacaaaaaaatgtggGGATCAAATAGACAGGAGAGAATGAAATACCACATAAATGTGCGCGATTACGTAAtgcggaaggggaaaacaggcaggtcgctcggccaatcatatcattcagaccgcatgatatgattggtcagagttttcactgaatattatgaaaatggaataatgatgagtttctatgcctggtggatctctctaacattttagatttccattaccttattaatagcattttaacctaaacaagaaaatgtgtaaaaatgtaacaaagatAAGGGTAGCTTTAATATATATTGTACATGCATTTGAAGCACTGGCACCTTTGTGTTACTGTATTtctatgtttgtattttctgttttacattaaatataaaggGCTTCATGTCAATAGGGAACATACCAGAAAAGTGAACACTAACAGTGAGAAACCTGTGAATAAACTGGTGAAACTGGTGTTTTATTATTGGGTCATTGTATGTAAGTCTCAATtaagaaatacacttttaatatCTTCTGTCACACTGAAAAAGTTCCGTTGGTGTTTGGCTGTCTTGATTTAAACAATGACAAAAGGGACATTTCATGTTTTGTGGCAGTGATGCACTTTTTGCTTTTGACACGAGATAAATGTTTAGAGTGAGTGGCAGCCTTTCACAGGACACATCGCTGCTCAGTATAAACTGACGTGGTGATTAAACTTAAAGTATCACAATTTTTTAAGTCTGCAGTGGAAacatagtaacaaaaagagggactttggcactaagaAGACTGTAACGAAGAAGCTTCATATTAGGTCAGATCAACTTTGAAAATATGTTTCCttagaaggaggactgtggattttgtctcccatcacttacattgcaaGTGCATTATGAAAAGCTCTTCCAATGGTCAGTATTAAAAGAAGGAACGATTAGAGCAAGAACAACATGTCTCAATGTTAATTTaggcacctgactattgtttccAGGCAGCTGATACTCGTACTTATGGTGGTATAAACAACAATGGAAGATAAAACGGCCAGCTGattgttttattcatatgtAGAAGCATTTGTATTTGAGTTTGTATTTGAGGTGATTTTACAAGTTTACTTTGAGTAACTTTTCTGACACATACTCTTACTCTGCTACTCTGCCCTCGGCTAAAAAGAGTTTGATGAGAATACATTAAACAAGCATCTTCCTATAAAGCTCAGATAAAACAAGTGACTCGGTGTTTTCTTACAGCCCAGGTTGTGTCCTTGTTGATCCGTACAAAGCACTCCGACCACTGCTGGATTCTTCAtgctgtcacaaacacacaaagagcgAAACATCGTCTTTCAAAcaccaaaacatttaaaatacaaagtaGAAACACGACCTGTTATTAACTTACGTATCATCAAGATGCTGCTCAAGGGTCGACTCCATGATTAACAACCCGAATATTTGTAAAATTCAAGTTTGGTTTATGAAGATTTGTTGTTGTGATCAGCTTTCTTTTAGCTTCCGGGTGAATCAGCTGATGATCACGTGCACTAAGAGTCCCTGTGAGGACCAAGCTGAACGAAAagcgattttttttaaaaaatgaaatgtggtgTAAGACGTGCAGCTTTGAAACGAGGCACTTATAAAACTGTTATTAGTCATGTAAATTGTGtacatgataaataaatgttcgTCTTCAAGTTCATAACAAAAAATTGTAAAGCTATGGGTATATATTGCTAGCTGGACGGCCTAGTGTTTAGATGTCTGAGGGAGATTGCATACTGCATTGATATATTAGCTTAATATAGCCTATTGTAGATGTAATTATAATTCCTGGCTTTTTCTATGTGGCTAGGTCCTAATTCACTGAAATCATTCGCAAAACCAGATCTGTTTCATAATGAAACCCTGCAACTACATTTGTCATGCTCTTCAAGCCAGCTCCAGTAAACAATTCATTTTGATATTATAGagttacataaatataaaattagATTACTCGAGTTATTTGTTTTCCCCTTTGTGTGTAATCTTTATTGATAACCCATAGCCTACTCTATTCTCAAATATTGCACAATCATCTGAGCTGAGGTTGCCTAATACCGCTCCAGCGTCACATGCTCCTTGGtcataaaacagagaaacatgTCCTTGTTCAACACTCTGATTTACCAACAATTGAATATCTTCTCTGGAAAACAAAATCATCTCTACAATCTCAATAACCATCTGATCAATCATAATAGGTTCATAAGAACATATTCTACAATAGCAGCATGATTAACACTTTACACATATATTAACATAAACATGTAAAGTTAACCAATGTCCAAATACTGTCTTTTGTTGGGCATGAAATATTGTATTAATATTATCAGTAGAAAGCAGGAACCTTGTTTTCTCGCAGCATTTTGTTGATGGATTTtgttaatgtattttctttaaaagttaGCTGGGGGCCACTGCCTGAGCTCACCTCCCTGCATGATTTCTGCAGCCTGGCCCAAGACAGGGAAGCTTCAGTGCTCCTGCTGACAGGGCAGAAATGGGTGAATGTAATTATGTGGCCGGTGCATTGGAGGAATCCATCACCTGCCTAGCAGCAGGGTAATGTCCTGCTGACTAACCCATGGGGTacactccccctcctcccctcttatTCTTCTTTACCCCTGCTCTTCTCTTACTCATATTTCTCTTTGAACAGCTTAAATCAGAGCTTGGCCACTTCTGCTGACAACCTGCTGCCCATCACTGTCCAAGCGTGCACGtaggcaaacacacatacaagttTATGCATGCAGAACCATTTACAGTGTCCACTTACACATGATATCTATATTCTCTTGTCACACAGACATGCAAGGACTCTTCAATCTTGTACCAGTGTACGTTTGAATTAACACTACATCCCATCATTTGCACCATATGGCCATTTTACAACCACAGTAAATCTGCATATGAGACAAACTCAAAATACAGGTCTGACTCATAGTGCAGTGTATCATCATCCTGCCATATACTGTGTAATAGGTACAATAATTCAAGGGTACTGccattatttaaataatttagccaaaaaataaactgaatagTCTGTTATATTCTGGTGGCCCTATAGCTTAATGATTGATATCAGTGAATTGTATAACAATATTCTCCAAATTACTTTTGTTTAAAATTTTAGCATTATGATTAGTTTGTTCTGAAATGAACCAGGAATAATAACCAAAGTGAATCAAGTTACTTCTTCATTCAAAAAGTCCACATCTGACACAGAATAGAAATAACATTTTACAGTCAAATTTCATATGTTACACCAATGAACCCCCCGAGATCATATTCCTCACAAAGATTATGGAGTATTTCATGTGACAAACCATATTAGTTTTTAAACTTATAGGCCTTCTTTCTCTCAGTTTGGACAAACTGATGATGCAATGTGAAGTTAATGAAAGCTGTGATTGTATCCCATCATGGCACACACATCCCATATTAAAACAAGAATATAACTTTCAAACCAATAAATTCTTTACATGAAACACAGTCCATGAGTCAGCATATGGTAATATCAGTAAACTTGTTATATTGCTTTGATATTAATTTGTCTTGTCCTGGCTGCCTTGGGCAACTCAGGATTTCTTGGCACCTGTGCCCTTTTTCTTATGAGGTGGTGTCAGGATCATTTTTAGTTCATATGGATGTCATCAGTTGTtaggcagttttatttgttttctcagtTTGTATCACTCTGGTAAATAAAACTGTGTTAGATTCTGCAATAGAACAAATGTGTGGTCAAACCCTATAAAAGGCAAAGATCTACAAGTAGAGGGAACTAATATGTGCCTTCATCAGCCGTCATCTGGATGAATAAGATGACGAAGCTTCTGAGGGGACAGGCGTGGAGAGCATTGGGTGGGGGTTGGAGGTGGataaagagagggagggtgtgTGGCTCCCCCCTCTGAGGAGTT from the Scomber japonicus isolate fScoJap1 chromosome 4, fScoJap1.pri, whole genome shotgun sequence genome contains:
- the lamtor5 gene encoding ragulator complex protein LAMTOR5 — protein: MESTLEQHLDDTMKNPAVVGVLCTDQQGHNLGCRGSLSDEHGGVVSVLAKQAAALTRDPTDSPTVCLESDSGNILVRSHGTITVAVHKIAS